In the Gossypium arboreum isolate Shixiya-1 chromosome 10, ASM2569848v2, whole genome shotgun sequence genome, one interval contains:
- the LOC108450779 gene encoding 2-methylpropanoate--CoA ligase CCL4-like yields the protein MEELKSRPTNSSPLTPLGFLDRAATVYGDCTSIIYNNTSYTWSETHRRCLQLASSLSSTGIKTGHVVSVLAPNIPAMYELHFAVPMSGAVLNSINTRLDARTVSILLCHGESKLLFVDTLSQSLALEAISLFPPNETPPLLVLIKDDEDDGVSSTLDSRFCCTYESLVVKGNPGFKWIRPESEWNPIVLNYTSGTTSSPKGVVHCHRAVFTITVDSLIDWEVPKQPVYLWTLPMFHANGWSFTWGMAAVGGTNICVRKFDAPIIYNLIRKHGVTHMCGAPVVLNMLSNSPETKPLQNPVQILTAGAPPPAAVLSRTESLGFIVSHGYGLTETGGLVVSCAWKREWNKFPLAERARLKARQGVRTLTVTEADIVDPESGLSVKRDGSSLGEIVLRGPSIMLGYLKDPNATSNCLKEDGWFYTGDVGVIHPDGYMEIKDRSKDVIISGGENLSSVEVESILYTHPAINEAAVVARPDEYWGETPCAFVSLKAELTRKPSEIEIMEYCRAKLPHYMVPKTVVFKDELPKTSTGKILKFVLREIAKGMGSSSTRVSRM from the coding sequence ATGGAAGAGCTAAAGTCAAGGCCCACAAATTCTTCCCCTCTCACCCCACTAGGCTTCTTAGACAGAGCAGCCACAGTGTACGGTGATTGCACCTCCATCATCTACAATAATACTTCCTACACTTGGTCTGAAACCCACCGGCGATGTCTCCAGTTAGCTTCTTCCCTCTCCTCTACCGGCATCAAAACCGGCCACGTCGTTTCCGTTTTAGCCCCCAACATCCCAGCAATGTACGAGCTTCATTTCGCTGTTCCCATGTCTGGTGCTGTCCTAAACAGCATCAACACCCGCCTTGATGCCCGCACTGTCTCCATCCTCCTATGTCACGGTGAATCAAAGCTCCTCTTTGTCGATACCCTTTCTCAGTCTCTGGCCTTGGAAGCCATCTCTTTGTTTCCTCCCAACGAAACCCCCCCACTTCTGGTCTTAATCAAAGATGATGAGGATGATGGTGTGAGTTCCACACTTGACTCTCGCTTCTGTTGCACGTATGAGAGTCTGGTGGTGAAAGGCAACCCTGGTTTCAAGTGGATTCGGCCTGAAAGTGAGTGGAATCCGATTGTTTTGAACTATACATCAGGTACCACCTCGTCTCCTAAAGGAGTGGTTCATTGCCACAGGGCAGTTTTCACCATCACCGTTGATTCTTTAATCGATTGGGAAGTTCCAAAACAACCTGTTTATTTATGGACACTCCCAATGTTTCATGCTAATGGGTGGAGTTTCACTTGGGGGATGGCTGCCGTCGGTGGAACTAATATTTGCGTTCGAAAATTCGACGCCCCAATCATCTATAATTTGATCAGAAAACATGGCGTCACTCATATGTGTGGAGCCCCCGTGGTGCTTAACATGTTATCAAATTCTCCTGAAACTAAACCACTCCAAAATCCAGTCCAAATCCTCACCGCTGGAGCTCCACCGCCAGCAGCGGTTCTTTCCAGGACCGAGTCACTCGGTTTCATAGTGAGTCACGGGTACGGGTTAACCGAAACGGGAGGACTGGTTGTTTCTTGTGCTTGGAAAAGGGAATGGAACAAGTTTCCATTGGCGGAGAGGGCGAGGCTGAAAGCGAGACAAGGAGTGAGAACTCTGACTGTGACGGAAGCGGACATAGTGGATCCCGAGTCAGGACTGAGTGTAAAGCGAGACGGGTCAAGCCTTGGGGAAATCGTTTTGAGAGGTCCTTCTATCATGTTGGGGTATCTAAAGGACCCAAATGCCACATCCAATTGCTTGAAAGAAGACGGCTGGTTTTACACCGGAGATGTTGGGGTGATCCACCCTGATGGATATATGGAAATCAAAGATCGTTCAAAGGATGTTATAATTAGCGGCGGGGAGAATCTGAGTAGTGTTGAAGTTGAATCCATTTTGTACACTCACCCAGCAATCAATGAAGCGGCGGTGGTGGCTAGGCCGGATGAGTATTGGGGAGAGACTCCTTGTGCTTTTGTGAGCTTGAAAGCTGAGTTAACTCGGAAACCCAGTGAGATTGAGATTATGGAGTACTGTAGAGCTAAGTTGCCACACTACATGGTGCCCAAAACGGTGGTGTTTAAGGATGAATTACCCAAGACTTCAACCGGGAAGATTCTCAAGTTCGTTCTGAGGGAAATTGCAAAGGGAATGGGTTCATCTTCCACTCGGGTGAGTAGAATGTGA